GTCTGGGTCGGCAGGCCGTCGTGATCGAGCAGGCGAAGCTTCGACGCGCCTGGCCGGCGAATCGTGAGGGTTGCCCTGACGGGCTCCATGAGGACGGGTGGCTCGCCGCGATCGAGGACCTCGTCGCCGGCCTCGTTGAACCTCATCTGTGCGTTGCGTGCCCGGGCGATGGCGACGATCAGCACTCTGTCCGATGTGGCAAGGTCTTTGTCCGGCTCCCGTGCGGTCACGTAGATCGCCGCAAAGGGGCTCTGCGGGGCGATCGTCACGTCACCCAGCCGACATTCCTCGCCCTGGGCAAAGCCGACGACGGCCTTGGTGCCGGCCGTGTCGATGGTGAAATGGCCGCCCAGCTTCCGGCCTGGCGATTCGGTCCAGCGAAGCTGTCCCGTCGAAGACACCAGCGCGCCGTCATTCTCGTACGGGCTCAGGTCGAATGTCGGCGTGTCGCGGTGTTCCTTCGTAAACCCGATTGCGCAGCGGGCGACCGCCAGGGCGCGGGCCGGGACCTTGTCCGTGTCGAAACTCTTGACGTCGTGCTGTTGTATGGTGCGGTCCTCAAAGCCGATGCGGCCTTCCAGCAGCGACGGCACGTGGGCATACAGCGGCACGGTCAGGTCCGACTCCTTCACGTCGCCTCGCAGCACGTGCCGCGCCACGGCGGGGAAGACGCCGAGCACGTGCGGCGCGGTTGCATCCCACCTGTCACGGCCGATTCGGTCACTGAACTCGCCGCCGTCGCGGTTCTGGAACATGTACGAGACGTCCCAGCCCTGCAGGCCGAAACCATAGGCCCCAAGGACGGCCGGGCCTTCGACGCCCCATTCGTTCGGGAATACGTGAATCCACTCCGAGAGCATGAACGGCCGGTCGATGGCCTGTTGCAGGCCCACGCTCAGCGTGCCGGAGCCGGCCATACTCAGCATGGTTCCGTTCTGGAATTTCTCACCGGGCCTGGCGCTGCCTCCCCCGAAGTAGTTGTGTCGGTCGATGGTCCCCACGCGCCAGTCGGAGTGCAGATTGAGCAGGTGGCTGATTGCCCGGCCCGCCTGCCAGTTCGATCCGACAATCTCGCCGCTGTAGCCGGCCTCGCGTACGGCCTGGACGTAGCGGTCGTAGAAATCGTTCTGCAGCGAGCAGAGGAAGGCCAGCGTATCGAGCAGACGTTGCCGTCGGAAGGCCTGCGACCCATTCAGTTGGGCGGGGTCCCAATACCACGGATTGCCCAGCGGCAGGATGTTACGTCGGTCGAGGTGCTCGGCGACGGCCGGAAAGCCGTCGCCTTCGAAACCGTCGAAGGCCTTGGGGCCCCAGGCAGCGACGAGTCCGTCATGGCTTGCGTATTTCGCGCGCAGCCAGTCGCAGAATCGCTCGGCCGTTCGTTGCCGCAACGTCGGACTGGTCTTCAGCGGGTTCATTGAGGTGTAGAAGAGAATGCTCTGCTCGTTGACGATCTCGACAAAGGCGATGGCCGGGTCCTCAGCGTAGGTCCGTTCGGTGTACGGATTGCGATGCTCGAGCAGGGTGACCATCTGGCGAATCTGAAGGTCCTGCAATTCCCGCGAGTAACCGATCGCGCTGTGCGGGGCCGTGATGCGATCTCTGTCGCCCTCGAACGTGCCGAACTCCTCCAGGTAGGGGACGTACTGGCGTTCGGCCGGTCCCAGCTTGAGCGTGCCGAAGTTGGCCGAGAGCTTCACGTAGATGCCCGCCTCCTTGAATCGGGCGACTTGGTAGTCCATCCGGTCCAGGCCCGCCGGATCGAACTGGACACAACTGTCGGCCGACTGGATACCCGCCCAGCCGGAGCCGTCCATGTACTTGTGCAGACGGACCGAATTGATGCCGTACTTGGGGTAGAACGCCGCACGCTTGTCGGCCAGTTCGCGGTCCGGCGCGCACGCGGCAAAGCACAGATTGATGCCCCAGAGCTTGACCGGTTTGCCGTTGTAGTAGAGTTTGTCTTGCTGGCGCAGGATACGGCCATGCCTGCCGGCCGGTCGTTCGAGCCAGTCCTGCATCCCGATCTGGCCGGCTTGGGATGTGTTCGTCGGCGCAAACCGATACCAGGACGATGGATCGGCTGCGTCGGCTGCCGTCGTCAGGACGGCCAGGAACATCAGTGCACGGCAGAATCGAACCGGTTTGCGGTGCCCCATGACGAACTCCTCAGCTTGGACCTTTCTGTCGCCTGTCTAACCCGGACTGCACGGTAGAAGATGGGTGCGATGCTGTCAAGTGAGCCGGCAGGGGGCAGACGGCTATTGCAGGAACGCATCGGATGACCTATAATCCCGCCCATACGGCTTGACCGCAGCGCCTGCGGCGGCGTTGCAGCCGCGTCACATCCGGGCCGGGGCCCTCTGCGGTGACGGCGCCGAGCATGATAAGATATCTTTCTGAAAGAGGTGTAAATGGCCAAGAAGCAGAAAGCCAAGCTGATCATCGACGGTCGTGAGTTGGAACTCGACATCATTGAAGGGACCGAGGGCGAGCGCGCCATCGATATCACAAAGCTGCGGGCGGAGACCGGGTACATCACGATGGACCAGGGATACGCCAACACCGGCAGTTGTGTCAGCAATATCACGTTCATCGACGGCGAAGAGGGCGTTCTGCGATACCGTGGCTACAACATCGAGGACCTCTGCGAGCATTCGACGTTCACCGAGGTGTCCTATCTGCTGCTACACAACCGCTTGCCGACGTTGGAACAACGGGAGAACTTCTCACTTCTGCTCAACCAGCACTCCCTGTTGCACGAGGACATGCGCCACCTGTACAACTTTTTCCCGCGCGACGCGCATCCGATGAACATCCTCGGCACGATGGTCAATGCGATGAGCAGCTTCTATACAAACGTCGACCTGCTGTCGATGCGGGAACATATCGACATGACGGCGACGCGTCTGATCAGCAAGATCCGCACCACGGCCTGCTATGCCTACAAGAAGAGCATCGGCCATCCGGTTGTTTATCCGAAGAAGGACCTGAAGTACTGCGAGAACTTCCTGCGGATGATGTTCTGGTCGCCCGTGAACAACTACGAGCTGCGGGATGACCACGTTCGAGCGCTGAGTGTCCTTTTGATCCTCCACGCCGATCACGAGCAGAACTGCTCGACCTCCACGGTTCGCCTGGTGGGTAGCGCGCACGCGAATCTGTATGCGTCGATCTCGGCAGGCATTTCCGCCCTGTGGGGTCCGCTGCACGGCGGGGCCAACCAGGCCGTGATGGACATGCTCGCCAAGATCGAGCGTCACGGCGGCAAGATCCAGAAGTACATCGACATGGCCAAGGACAAGGATTCGAGCTTCCGTCTGTCCGGATTTGGCCATCGCGTCTACAAGAACTACGACCCTCGCGCCAAGATCATCAAGAAGATCTGCATGAAGATGCTCGAAGAGGAAGCGGCCCACCAGCCGCTGCTGGACATTGCGTTACGGCTGGAAGAGGCGGTCCTCAAGGACGACTACTTCCTTAGCCGCAAGCTCTATCCCAACGTCGATTTCTACAGCGGACTGGTCTACACCGCTCTCGGGTTTCCGACGAACATGTTCACCGTGCTCTTCGCCATCGGACGGATGCCGGGGTGGATCGCCCACTGGAAGGAGATGGTGCGCGACCCCAAGGCCCGGATCGGCCGGCCGCGACAGATCTACACCGGAATGCGCGAGCGGCAATACCTGCCCATCGAACAGCGCACGTGAGTGCGTGGTGACGCCAAGCGGAGACAGACGTGATCGACCTGCTCAGGGATCGGCGGAGCATTCGACGGTATCTGGATCGACAGATCGAGGCCGAGAAGATCGAACTGCTCAGGGAAGCCGCATTGCGCGCCCCGTCGTCACGGAAGATCGATCCTTGCGAGTTCATCTTCGTCGACGATCGCGCGACGCTGGAGAAGCTCGCGGCGTGCAAACCTCATGGCGCCGCCTTCCTCAACGGCGCGGCGCTCGGGATTGTCATCTGCGGCGACGACACCCGGAGCGACGTCTGTGTCGAGGACTGTTCCATCGCCTCGATCCTCATACAGATGGCGGCGCAGTCGGTAGGTCTGGGCAGTTGCTGGATTCAGGTGCGCAAACGGATGCACGACGATCATCTCAGCGCCGAACAGTACATGCAGACCCTCCTGGGCATCCCAGACCATGTCCGGGTCGAGTCCATCGTCGCGGTCGGCTATCCGGCCGAGCATCGAACGCCGCTGCCGGCTGAGGAACTCAAGACTTCAAAGGTGCATCTCAATCGTTTCTGAGACTGACGGGTGGGGTCAGTCGATTACGACCTCCTGGACGCCGGCCGACCAGTCCTTGTCCAGGACGATGTCGATCTTGATTGCATCCGTCTCGACGGTCTCGAAGGCGACCTCGTTGAACTGGTCCTTTTCGGTGCCGTAGGCGTCTGAGGTGCGAACCGGTTGGAGCCGGCCGGCGCGGTCACGGTATAGCACGCGCCACGACTGGGGCACGCGGCACCCGCCGTGATTGCTGTCGTCGAACCAGTAGACCTTGACGTGGGAGACCGGGTGCTTGCGGTCCCACTCGAATTGGAGCCATTCGGTGGTGCCCTTGCGCGGCCAGAAATCCAGTTGGCCACCTGATGCGTCGGCCGAGTTGGCCGGCAAGACCTGATCGGTGACGGCCGGAAGCGATTTGTGGACGAATGAAGCGGTCGTCTTGCTGAGGTAGGCCAGCGTATCGGCCGGCTCGGCGCGGGCGGCCTCCGGCACGCGGGCGGGCCAAACCGTCATCGGACTGCGTCCCCGATGGGCCCAGGCGTAGTACGGGATTGCGGTGAAGGGCTGTTCGCGCGTCAGGACGACGTCCTCGGCGACAGTGCGCTTGGCGGCACGGGCCCGGCCCGTTACCACCGTGACGCCTCCGAGCAGGTCGCGGCGGTGTTGGGCCTTGAATCGGGCGTCGTCGGAGATGACCAGGCTCAGGACCTGGCCGTCATTGTCGTGCCCTTCGAGGCAATAGACCAGCGGACCCCGCTGGAGGGCCAGCCGGCCTCGCGCGGCTTTGACGGCTTCGTGGGCGACGATCCGGCGGACCGGCATGGGCAGGCGCAACTCGATGGTGTCGCCGGAGTCCCATTGCCGCTCGATGCGGGCGTACCCTTTCTCGACCGGCGGCGCGACACGCCTGCCATTGACTCTCACCACGGCCTCGTCCTTCACGGCGTCCTCGAACCGGTACAGGTCGCTGGGGACCGCCTCGTTCCGCGCCCAGCCCGGGATGCGGACACAAACCGAGAACGTCTCGCTCTTCTGCGGCTCGACGCGGATCGTCACCCTGCCGTCCCACGGGTATTCGGTCTGCTGCGTCAGCGTCACGGTGTTGTCGGCGGTCTGGATTGTGGCATCGCCGCCGACGAACAGGTTCACGTAGACGTCGCGATCCTTGTGGGCGTAGACGTATCCGGGCATCGACGGGATGAAGCGGGCGACGTTCGACGGGCAACACGCGCAGGCGAACCAGGGGCTGCGTTCGTGCCCGCTGACCGATTCCAGTACGTTCGGGTAGAAGAAGCGATCTCCGTCCATCGAGACGCCCGACAGGGCGGCGTTGTACAGCGTTCGTTCGAGGACGTCGATGTACCTGGCGTCGCCGTGCATGAGGAACATGCGGTGGTTCCAGTAGATGTTGGCAATTGAGGCGCAGGTTTCGCAGTAGGCGGTCTGGTTGGGCAGTTCGTACGGCTCGCTGAACCCCTCGTTGCCGCCGCTGGCTCCGATCCCGCCGGTGACGTAGAGTTTGGTGCCCACGGTGTCGTCCCAGATCGCGTCGATGGCGCGAATGTAGTCCATGTTGCCGGTCAGCGCCGCCACGTCGGCCATGCCGGTGTAGAGATAGGCGGCGCGCACGGAATGGCCGACCGCCGTGGCCTGCTCGATCACAGGTTTGTGGTCCTGGGCGTATTCGCCGTAGAGCCCGCCGTTGCCGTCTGGGCCTCGACGGCCCTTGCGCCCTCGCTGGTCAAGGAGGAACCTGGCCTGCTCGAGATACTTCTCGTCGCCGGTCGCTCGATAGAGCTTGCAGAGCCCGATCTTGATTTCCTGGTGGCCCGATGGATCGGTGCGTTTGTCCGGGGCAAACGTCTCGCACAACAGGTCGGCGTTGTCGATGGCGATCTTCAGAAAGGACGAATCTCCCGTGACCTGGTAGTGGGCAACGGCCGCCTCGTACATGTGCCCGGCGCAGTACTGCTCGTGCATGACCTGGATGTTCGTCCATCGCTTCTCAGGCTGCTTTGCAGGAATGGAATAGAAGGTGTACAGATAGTCGTCGTCCCATCGGGCCTTGTCCATGATGGTGATCAGTTTGTCGAGGTAGAGTCGCATCATGGTGTCGGGATTGACCTGGAGCGAATAGGCCGCTCCCTCCATGACTTTGTAGACGTCGGAGTCGTCGAAATAGATCCCTTCGTGCTCGCCCGTTCGCAGGCCGGCGGCCTTCTCAAAGTTGCGGATACGGCCGGTCTCCTCGCATTTGCCGAAGGCGTAGGGAATCGTGACCGTGCGATTGGTTTCCAGGCGGGGCGTCCAGAAGCCGTCTTCGACGTGGACGTGGTTGAACGGAACGGGCTTGACGTTATAGTCCCGTTGAAGTCCCGCCTGGTCTGCGCCGGCGTACGACGACGACCAGAGTCCCAGTATGACGATGATTGCCACAAGGCCAGTGGTGCTCTTCGCTTGATGTGACATTTCGATCATCCTTTGCCATGAACGTAAGTAGAAGAAACCCAGACACCGTATCATACCCTTTGTCGGAATTCGTGCAACCTTCTGCTGTGTCGATGTCGGTGCGGGCCGGGCGGCCGCGCGTGACAGATGCAGATGAGAAGGATGGATGCGGGTGAGAGAGAATGCAGCTCGATGCGGTTTGCAGAGTCTACAACAGGGGGACGGAGAACCCTCTTATGGGACGAGAGGGTTGTGGAAGATCAACGGGGGGGCGTGGCAGAAGCAATGCGGTGAGCGAATTCAGAGTGACAGCGTCTTAGGATTCCTTCGGAGAGACATTCTTCTCGGCCTCTTTGACCTCGGTCCCGCCTTGGGCCTTCTCCGCCTTCTCTTTCTGGATCGCGTCGTAGATTTCCCTGCGATGAACGGGGATATGCTTGGGCGCGTTGATGCCCAATCGGACCTTGTCCCCGCGAACGTCGACGATGGTGATCTCGACGTCATCGCCGATCATAATGGATTCATCTCTCTGTCTGCTCAGAACCAACATCGTTAACTCCTTTTGGCGGCTGGTTTTACAGTACTCCCTACGTCAAGGGGCGTTTCTGTGTTCGCCTTGTCGGCGTTGTGCGTTTTCAAAGGGCCTTGGCCGCACGGCCATGCGCCCGTCCCGTGTCCTCCCAACAGGGGGTAAGGACATCTATATGTCGGTCAATTGAGCGGGCGAAACCAGAGAATTCTGTTTTTCTTTGATCGGGAGGGGATGGCTATGGGGCCATATGAGTGTAAAATGCTGTAATATAAAGGCTTGCAGATGTTCTGTGCGGCAAAAAAAGGGGAATTCGCCGCTGGTTATGCGGCGCTTTCGTGTTGCCTCCAGTGCTCGTATTGGAGGGCCATCCAGTAGCCGATGACCGAGCCAATGGCGCCAAAGGCAACGAGTTGCACGGGCAACACGGCGAAGATCGCGTGCGGAAAAAACGTTGCCGGCTGGGTTTCCGCGAATTTCTCGATCATGTCAGATCGGTAGTAAGCTATTTTTGCAAAAGGGATTACAAGTGCCCCAGCCAGGGCGGTCCAGGCGTAACTCAGATCGAAGAGCTTCTTGACAAGGAACCCGGCGACGGCAAAAGCCCCAATGCCTGCGAAGACGATTTGGCCCCGATGAGGCTGGGCGGCTGCCGACTTGCCCAAGGTGGGCAGGTCTTGTGCGAAGGCTCCGATAAAGAAACCGCAGACCAAGACAGCGATCAGCAGTGCAAAAAGACCGATAACGACGGCGTTCGGCTTGAGGCAGCTCTGGAGGCTGGCGATGCGAGCCTTGGATGATTGCTTTGAGCAGATGCACTGGGCCACGAGGACACCGATGAAGCCCGCCGCGACGATTAGCAGCCAGTAGACCGGCTCGAACAACAAGGAGCGGACGATCTCTTGTCTCACCTGTGCGGTGGCATGCGTTTGGGTCAGAGACTGCATGGGGCCGCTACGAACGGCCCAGGTGGCCAGGCCGAATGGCACGGCGAGAATCCCGATTTCGCGGCCGTGTGGCCAGGCGACGAAGAAGCTCACGACGCCGACGGCGAAAGCCAAGACGAGGAGGCCCAGCGTTCCAACGAAGCCGACATCACTCGATCGGACCGGAGACATCGGGTCGTTGGGAGCAGCCAAAGGCCAGGCGAGGACGCCGATGACAACGACGCCCAGTGCGATCACGGCGCCGATGCGGACCTTGTTAATCCATGACAGTTCCATCGTTACATCTCCTAATGCGGCGCCCAGAGTATCGACGGTGTGCTGCGGCGTCAACCTTCCTGTATCGCGAGCCCGTTACGAACGTGCGTCGGCGGAGAGTGGCTGGGCAAGCGGCAAGGGGCGTGGTCCGCGAACAGCCTGTTCGGCGATCAGAACTCGTCCTTAAAGCCGGCCATCCATTGGGGCCAGTCGGTTGGCTGGACGCCACCGGCCCTGGTCCACACGCCGGATGTATCGAACGACTTGTGCCACTTCAGGGTCCAGAGTTGCTTGAGGGCCACCTTGCGGACCGACCAGTCGGCGAACAGGACGAACTGGGCTCCGCCGTGCCGGTTGACGCAGAGCCGCTGCATCTCATGTCCGCTCATGATCGGCGTTTCATGGCCCCAGGGAGGCGGCTCGTCGGTGTCTCGCGGCCAGCCGTCCACCCACCAGCCTTCGGTGAAAACCGGGACGTTGTAAGCCCCTTTCACCTGATAGGTCCGCCAGTAGTCGCTGCCCGGCCCCCGTCCCCACAGACTGTCCATGCCGGCGGGAGGATTGCACATCCACCCGTTGGGAGCATAGCTGCCTTCGTCGCTGCCGTGGGAGGCGGGAACCCGCCAGGCGTCGAAGGGGGTCGTCGCAATCGCCATCGCATCCGCAGACGCGCCGGATCGGTGCTTGACGGCGGTGGGGCACAGCCACATCCGCTTGTCCTTCGACAGGGGACGCATGCACTCACGCCACCAATCCCCGTGGGCGACGTCCGCCCCGAAGCTTTGGAGCAGCCCGCTGTAGAAGTAGCCGTTGTTGTCATCGCAATACATGGCGAAGACCAAGCCCCATTGGCTCAGATTGGATTTGCAGACAACCCCTCGCGCCTGGCGACGTACCCGCTCCAGGGCCGGCATCAACACGGCCATCAGCACGGCGATGATCGCAATGACAACCAGAAGCTCGATGAGCGTGAAACCGCGTCGTTTCGGCATGCCTCAGACTCCTCGTGTGGGATGTCGTTCGTACCGCCTTATCTCAACTATACACCAGCCGACGGGCGAAGCCAAGTAGAAACCGTCTCGCCGTCCGTTCCGAAGACCTGCGCTGGGCTTCGGTGTGTTGCGGTTGACAGGGTCCGGTCCTGGCACTATAGGATAGGCCGTCCCGCACGCAAGGAAAACAGCAACCGAAGGAGATGTCATGAGCAAGCTCGATACCGTCGCGATGTTGTCACCCGTTCTCGTGTTCTGCTTTTCGGAGGCCGCTCCGGGGCAAATGCGGGAGCGTTCGGAGATCGCGCCGGCGTACCAATGGCGACTGGAAGACCTGTATCCTTCGGATGAGGCTTGGGAGCAGGCGAAGGAGGCCCTGGCCGGCCGGTTGGAGGGGATCGAGCGGTATCGCGGCAGGTTGGACGATGCCGCGACGCTGTTGACCTGCCTCGAACTGGACAGCGATATTTCCAAGGCGTTCGGCCGGTTGTACAGCTACGCCTCGATGAAGTCCGACCAGGACACGCGGGTCTCGAAGTACCTGGCGATGCGGCAGGCGGTCGAGCAGGTCATGACGGAGTACGGCAGCCGGGCGTCGTATATCGAGCCGGAGATCGTCAGGCTCGACGCCGAGACCATCGAGCGGTTCATTGCCGCCGAGCCGGGGCTGGAAGTCTACCGGATGGGTCTCATGGATATCCTGCGCCGCAAGGCGCACAATCTCTCCGAGAAGGAAGAGAAAATCCTCGCGGAGGCCGCCTTGATGGCTGGCGGCCCCGGCTCGATCTACTCAGTCTTCAGCAATGCTGAGATGCCCTATCCTGAGATCGCGCTCAGCGATGGGACGCGGGCCGTGCTCAATCAGGCCGGCTACGCTCGCCATCGCAGCTCGACCGTCCGCGCCGATCGCGAGGCCGTCTTCGAGGCCTTCTGGACCGCGATCAACCAGTTCCGGCAGACCTTCGGCGTCCAGTTGTATTCCCATTTGCAGGCCCATGCGTTCACCATGCGGACGCGGAACTACGAGAGCTGTCTGCATCAGGCGCTGGATCGCAACAACATCCCAACCGAGGTTTATCACAGTCTCATCGACAACGTGCGAGCCAACCTGGACACCTTCCACCGTTACCTGCATCTCAAGAAGCGGATGCTGGGCGTCGAGACGCTGAAGTATTCCGATCTGTACGCGCCCGTCGTCAAGGACGTGGATCTGAAGTACAGCTTCGATGAGGCCAAGGTCCTGGTCCTCGACGCCGTCAGGCCGCTGGGGCCCGACTACGCCGGGGTTGTCGAGAAGGCCTTCAGCGAGCGATGGATCGACGTCTATCCCACGCCGGGCAAGCGGTCCGGCGCCTACTCCAGCGGCAACGCCTACGACGTGCATCCCTACATCCTTCTGAACTACAACGGCCGGTTCGACGACGTCAGCACGCTGGCCCACGAACTGGGTCACACGATGCACAGTTACTACAGCAACAAGCACCAGCCGTTTCCGCTGGCGGACTACTCGATCTTCGTCGCCGAAGTGGCCTCGACGTTCAACGAGGCGCTGCTGGTCCACAAGATGCTCAACGATATGAAGGACGACGACGTGCGTCTGTCGTTGTTGATGAACTACCTCGACGCGATCAAGGGGACGGTGTTCCGCCAGACGCAGTTCGCCGAGTTCGAGCTGCGCATGCACGAGCGAGTCGAGCGCCGCGAGCCGGTGACGGGCGAC
The Anaerobaca lacustris DNA segment above includes these coding regions:
- the pepF gene encoding oligoendopeptidase F gives rise to the protein MSKLDTVAMLSPVLVFCFSEAAPGQMRERSEIAPAYQWRLEDLYPSDEAWEQAKEALAGRLEGIERYRGRLDDAATLLTCLELDSDISKAFGRLYSYASMKSDQDTRVSKYLAMRQAVEQVMTEYGSRASYIEPEIVRLDAETIERFIAAEPGLEVYRMGLMDILRRKAHNLSEKEEKILAEAALMAGGPGSIYSVFSNAEMPYPEIALSDGTRAVLNQAGYARHRSSTVRADREAVFEAFWTAINQFRQTFGVQLYSHLQAHAFTMRTRNYESCLHQALDRNNIPTEVYHSLIDNVRANLDTFHRYLHLKKRMLGVETLKYSDLYAPVVKDVDLKYSFDEAKVLVLDAVRPLGPDYAGVVEKAFSERWIDVYPTPGKRSGAYSSGNAYDVHPYILLNYNGRFDDVSTLAHELGHTMHSYYSNKHQPFPLADYSIFVAEVASTFNEALLVHKMLNDMKDDDVRLSLLMNYLDAIKGTVFRQTQFAEFELRMHERVERREPVTGDALTELYGRILKDYYGHEKGVCYIDDLYAVEWAYIPHFYYNFYVYQYSTSFTAATALAEEVFSGVDGAVERYLDFISAGGSDYPVEILKKAGLDMTTSGPFEKTMLAMNRTMDEIEAILARQVK
- the csrA gene encoding carbon storage regulator CsrA, which codes for MLVLSRQRDESIMIGDDVEITIVDVRGDKVRLGINAPKHIPVHRREIYDAIQKEKAEKAQGGTEVKEAEKNVSPKES
- a CDS encoding citrate synthase is translated as MAKKQKAKLIIDGRELELDIIEGTEGERAIDITKLRAETGYITMDQGYANTGSCVSNITFIDGEEGVLRYRGYNIEDLCEHSTFTEVSYLLLHNRLPTLEQRENFSLLLNQHSLLHEDMRHLYNFFPRDAHPMNILGTMVNAMSSFYTNVDLLSMREHIDMTATRLISKIRTTACYAYKKSIGHPVVYPKKDLKYCENFLRMMFWSPVNNYELRDDHVRALSVLLILHADHEQNCSTSTVRLVGSAHANLYASISAGISALWGPLHGGANQAVMDMLAKIERHGGKIQKYIDMAKDKDSSFRLSGFGHRVYKNYDPRAKIIKKICMKMLEEEAAHQPLLDIALRLEEAVLKDDYFLSRKLYPNVDFYSGLVYTALGFPTNMFTVLFAIGRMPGWIAHWKEMVRDPKARIGRPRQIYTGMRERQYLPIEQRT
- a CDS encoding glycoside hydrolase family 127 protein, producing the protein MSHQAKSTTGLVAIIVILGLWSSSYAGADQAGLQRDYNVKPVPFNHVHVEDGFWTPRLETNRTVTIPYAFGKCEETGRIRNFEKAAGLRTGEHEGIYFDDSDVYKVMEGAAYSLQVNPDTMMRLYLDKLITIMDKARWDDDYLYTFYSIPAKQPEKRWTNIQVMHEQYCAGHMYEAAVAHYQVTGDSSFLKIAIDNADLLCETFAPDKRTDPSGHQEIKIGLCKLYRATGDEKYLEQARFLLDQRGRKGRRGPDGNGGLYGEYAQDHKPVIEQATAVGHSVRAAYLYTGMADVAALTGNMDYIRAIDAIWDDTVGTKLYVTGGIGASGGNEGFSEPYELPNQTAYCETCASIANIYWNHRMFLMHGDARYIDVLERTLYNAALSGVSMDGDRFFYPNVLESVSGHERSPWFACACCPSNVARFIPSMPGYVYAHKDRDVYVNLFVGGDATIQTADNTVTLTQQTEYPWDGRVTIRVEPQKSETFSVCVRIPGWARNEAVPSDLYRFEDAVKDEAVVRVNGRRVAPPVEKGYARIERQWDSGDTIELRLPMPVRRIVAHEAVKAARGRLALQRGPLVYCLEGHDNDGQVLSLVISDDARFKAQHRRDLLGGVTVVTGRARAAKRTVAEDVVLTREQPFTAIPYYAWAHRGRSPMTVWPARVPEAARAEPADTLAYLSKTTASFVHKSLPAVTDQVLPANSADASGGQLDFWPRKGTTEWLQFEWDRKHPVSHVKVYWFDDSNHGGCRVPQSWRVLYRDRAGRLQPVRTSDAYGTEKDQFNEVAFETVETDAIKIDIVLDKDWSAGVQEVVID
- a CDS encoding type II secretion system protein, whose product is MPKRRGFTLIELLVVIAIIAVLMAVLMPALERVRRQARGVVCKSNLSQWGLVFAMYCDDNNGYFYSGLLQSFGADVAHGDWWRECMRPLSKDKRMWLCPTAVKHRSGASADAMAIATTPFDAWRVPASHGSDEGSYAPNGWMCNPPAGMDSLWGRGPGSDYWRTYQVKGAYNVPVFTEGWWVDGWPRDTDEPPPWGHETPIMSGHEMQRLCVNRHGGAQFVLFADWSVRKVALKQLWTLKWHKSFDTSGVWTRAGGVQPTDWPQWMAGFKDEF
- a CDS encoding nitroreductase family protein, with the protein product MIDLLRDRRSIRRYLDRQIEAEKIELLREAALRAPSSRKIDPCEFIFVDDRATLEKLAACKPHGAAFLNGAALGIVICGDDTRSDVCVEDCSIASILIQMAAQSVGLGSCWIQVRKRMHDDHLSAEQYMQTLLGIPDHVRVESIVAVGYPAEHRTPLPAEELKTSKVHLNRF